A genome region from Actinomycetota bacterium includes the following:
- a CDS encoding winged helix-turn-helix domain-containing protein, translating to MRPTAYRRNARGPRDRQAFEGVRLQAGALFAAGHTQAEVAHQLGIARQNVSRWHARWQAGGLPALASRGPTGPAPRLSDQQRHELDKALRQGAHAHGFDTDHWTLARITTVIQRLTGVAYHPGHTWKLLRRMGWRLQRPARRAVERDEQAIARWVAEDWP from the coding sequence ATGAGACCAACCGCTTATCGCCGCAACGCCCGCGGTCCGCGCGACCGCCAAGCCTTCGAAGGCGTCCGCCTGCAGGCCGGGGCGCTGTTTGCCGCCGGCCACACCCAAGCCGAGGTCGCCCACCAGCTGGGCATCGCCCGCCAGAACGTCAGCCGCTGGCACGCCCGCTGGCAGGCGGGCGGACTGCCGGCGCTGGCCAGCCGCGGCCCCACCGGGCCGGCGCCGCGCCTTTCGGACCAGCAACGCCACGAGCTGGACAAGGCGCTGCGCCAGGGCGCCCACGCCCACGGCTTCGACACCGACCACTGGACCCTGGCCCGCATCACCACCGTGATCCAGCGGCTGACCGGCGTCGCCTACCATCCCGGGCACACCTGGAAGCTGCTACGCCGCATGGGCTGGCGGCTGCAGCGCCCGGCCCGCCGCGCGGTCGAGCGCGACGAGCAGGCGATTGCCCGCTGGGTGGCCGAGGACTGGCCTTAG